The Thermus caldifontis genome includes a region encoding these proteins:
- a CDS encoding MazG family protein: protein MGGMERLLEVMRRLRGPGGCPWDRAQTHESLIPYLLEEASEAADALLRKDPKEMAEELGDVLLQVAFHSVIAEEEGRFSYGDVERSIVEKLIRRHPHVFGEAVAQTPEEVKARWEELKAEEGKQEEPCGLPKHLPTLLRAYELQRKGVDPGSEEGLRRALEKGDLEEALWNLVGLFAKRGLDPETALRRRSQRACQRG from the coding sequence ATGGGGGGCATGGAACGGCTTCTTGAGGTGATGCGCCGTCTCCGGGGGCCCGGGGGGTGCCCCTGGGACCGGGCCCAGACCCACGAAAGCCTTATCCCCTACCTGTTGGAGGAGGCCAGCGAGGCGGCGGATGCCCTTTTGCGTAAGGACCCCAAGGAGATGGCCGAGGAGCTTGGGGATGTGCTCCTGCAGGTGGCCTTTCACAGCGTCATCGCCGAGGAGGAGGGGCGGTTCTCCTATGGGGACGTGGAAAGAAGCATCGTGGAAAAGCTCATCCGCCGCCACCCCCATGTGTTCGGGGAAGCCGTGGCCCAAACCCCCGAGGAGGTGAAGGCCCGTTGGGAGGAGCTGAAGGCGGAGGAGGGAAAGCAGGAGGAGCCCTGTGGGCTACCCAAGCACCTTCCCACCCTGCTTCGGGCCTACGAGCTCCAGCGGAAGGGCGTGGATCCGGGAAGCGAGGAGGGCCTAAGGAGGGCCCTGGAGAAGGGGGACCTCGAGGAGGCGCTTTGGAACCTGGTGGGGCTTTTCGCCAAGAGGGGCCTGGACCCCGAAACCGCCTTAAGAAGGCGCTCCCAGAGAGCCTGCCAGAGGGGCTAG
- a CDS encoding YbjQ family protein, translating to MDILLTTLGEVPGYRVAQVLGVVKGSTVRTKHLGKDLLAGLRTLVGGEIPEYTEMLKEAREEAERRMLEEAKRLGAHAILGVRYATASVLQGAAEILVYGTAVRLEPVRERY from the coding sequence ATGGATATCCTGCTCACTACCCTGGGCGAGGTGCCCGGTTACCGGGTGGCCCAGGTGCTGGGGGTGGTCAAGGGGAGCACGGTACGGACCAAGCACCTGGGCAAGGACCTTTTGGCGGGCTTGCGTACCCTGGTGGGCGGGGAGATCCCCGAGTACACGGAGATGCTGAAAGAGGCCCGCGAGGAGGCGGAGCGCAGGATGCTGGAGGAGGCCAAGCGCTTAGGGGCCCATGCCATCTTGGGGGTGCGGTACGCCACGGCCAGCGTGCTCCAAGGGGCAGCGGAGATCCTGGTCTATGGCACGGCGGTGCGCCTGGAGCCCGTAAGGGAGCGCTACTGA
- a CDS encoding nitrous oxide reductase accessory protein NosL, whose translation MNRRTFLLSAPFLLQALAAPRALRVGVEACPYCFMTILDARYAAQAVNPQGKAFFYDDPACLLDQLNGWGGPSPTAKEVYLADFAESTRTAPRWVAAEKAVLYHNPKVRTPMGSGLLAFGSREALEKYLKKRPERAGGRVLTWAQALREGERRPWVPADVLAPAKAP comes from the coding sequence ATGAACCGCAGAACCTTTCTCCTCTCGGCTCCTTTCCTGCTCCAGGCCTTGGCGGCCCCCCGGGCCCTACGGGTGGGGGTGGAGGCCTGCCCCTACTGCTTCATGACCATTCTGGACGCCCGGTATGCGGCCCAGGCGGTGAACCCCCAGGGGAAGGCCTTCTTCTATGACGACCCCGCCTGCCTCCTGGACCAGCTGAACGGCTGGGGCGGGCCCAGCCCCACGGCCAAAGAGGTGTACCTGGCGGACTTTGCCGAAAGCACCCGCACCGCCCCCAGGTGGGTGGCGGCTGAAAAGGCTGTGCTCTACCATAACCCCAAGGTCCGCACCCCCATGGGTTCGGGGCTTTTGGCCTTTGGTAGCCGGGAAGCCCTGGAGAAGTACCTTAAGAAGCGGCCCGAGCGGGCGGGGGGACGAGTCCTCACCTGGGCCCAGGCCCTAAGGGAGGGGGAAAGGCGGCCTTGGGTGCCTGCGGATGTCCTCGCCCCGGCTAAGGCCCCATGA
- a CDS encoding nitrous oxide reductase accessory protein NosL, translating into MRNRREVLKALGGLVVAGPVLAQHMGHGGESPAPAGGMRVAAKPIPWDEGTCAFCGMPIKTPEGQWRGRTFPKGFFEQTYSQIAFSEPRPAPHNPKQVVEALHFESLACMVNYAWVHGLRDGEGTTFYVTDRGAYDPAKPQETVRLIPARQATFYWGERMMVVMNARLLAFASAKAAQEFAEKNKAQHGRQSFYRFQTLWDLAPLPEMNLVALLAQHAGLLGEKEEPSH; encoded by the coding sequence ATGAGGAATCGGCGTGAGGTGCTCAAGGCTTTGGGTGGACTGGTGGTGGCGGGGCCGGTTCTGGCCCAGCACATGGGGCATGGTGGGGAAAGCCCGGCTCCTGCTGGGGGGATGCGGGTTGCCGCCAAGCCCATCCCCTGGGATGAGGGCACGTGCGCCTTCTGCGGCATGCCCATCAAGACCCCTGAAGGCCAGTGGCGGGGCCGCACCTTCCCCAAGGGTTTCTTTGAGCAGACCTACAGCCAGATCGCCTTTTCGGAGCCCCGGCCTGCCCCCCACAACCCCAAGCAGGTGGTGGAGGCCCTGCACTTCGAGAGCCTGGCCTGCATGGTGAACTACGCCTGGGTGCATGGGCTTAGGGACGGGGAGGGGACCACCTTCTATGTCACCGACCGGGGGGCTTACGACCCCGCAAAGCCCCAGGAGACGGTGCGCCTCATCCCCGCCCGCCAGGCCACCTTCTACTGGGGGGAGAGGATGATGGTGGTGATGAACGCCAGGCTCCTGGCCTTCGCCAGCGCCAAGGCCGCCCAGGAGTTCGCCGAGAAGAACAAGGCCCAGCATGGCCGCCAAAGCTTCTACCGCTTCCAGACCCTATGGGACCTGGCCCCCTTGCCGGAGATGAACCTGGTGGCCCTTCTGGCCCAGCATGCTGGGCTTTTGGGCGAGAAGGAGGAGCCTAGCCACTAA